The region ATCCAGTCCGTCGGCTACGAACAGCCCTCGCCCATTCAGGCAGCCGCCATCCCGGCCCTGCTCGACGGCAAAGACATCGTGGGCATGGCCCAGACCGGTACCGGCAAGACCGCCGCCTTCGCCCTGCCCCTGCTGTCGCGCTTCAACCCCGAGCAGCGCGAGCCGCAGATCCTGGTGCTGGCGCCGACCCGCGAGCTGGCCATTCAGGTGGCCGAAGCCTTCCAGCGCTATGCCAGCAAACTGAACAACTTTCACGTACTGCCGATTTACGGCGGCGGCGACATGGGCGGCCAGTTGCGTCAGCTCAAGCGAGGCGCTCAGGTTATCGTCGGTACGCCGGGTCGCGTGATGGACCACCTGCGTCGCGGCACCCTGGATCTGTCCAAGCTGCAGAGCCTGGTGCTCGACGAAGCCGATGAAATGCTGCGCATGGGCTTTATCGATGACGTCGAGTGGATTCTGGAGCACACACCCAAGGCGCGCCAGACCGCCCTGTTCTCGGCCACCATGCCCAGCCAGATCCGCAAGGTTGCCAGCCAATACCTGAACAGCCCCCAGGAAATCAAAATTGCCAGCAACACCTCCACCGGTGACAACATCGAGCAGGTGTACTGGATGGTCAGCGGCACCAACAAACTCGACGCCCTGACCCGTATTCTGGAAGTCGAGCCGTTCGACGGCATGATCATTTTTGCCCGCACCAAGAACGCGACCGTCGAGCTGGCGGAAAAACTCGAAGCTCGCGGTTATGCGGCATCTGCGTTGAATGGCGACATGAACCAGCAACTGCGTGAGCGCACCATTGAGCGGTTGAAAAACGGCAAGCTCGATATCGTAATCGCCACTGACGTGGCAGCGCGCGGTATCGACGTGGAGCGGGTCAGCCATGTACTTAACTACGACATCCCCTACGACAGTGAAGCCTACGTTCACCGTATTGGCCGCACCGGTCGTGCCGGTCGCAGCGGTAAGGCGATTCTGTTTGTAGCACCACGCGAGAAGCGCCTGTTGTATGTGATCGAAAAGGCGACCCGTCAGCCGATCAAGCACATGGAATTGCCGACCGGTGAAGCCGTGACCGCGCACCGGATCGATCAGTTCAAGCAATCAATCCAACAGGTTTTTGATACCAGTGTGGACCTGAGTTTTTTCAATGATCTACTGGCCGATTTCAGCCATCAGACCGACCGCTCACCGGAAGAGATTGCCTCGGCCCTCGCCTATCTGGTGCAGAAAGAGCGCCCATTGCAGGTGAAGCTGGCCGAGATTCGTCCGGAAAAGCCCAGCACCAAAGGCAAAAACAAGCTGGCGCGCGAAGCCAAGGCCGGCAAAGGCCCTAAGCCCCGCGTCGATGACTCGGATCTGCAGCGCTATCGGTTGGATGTGGGACGCAGTCATGAAGTGCGGCCGGGCGATATTGTTGGCGCCATTGCCAATGAGGCCGGTATCGACAGTCAGTACATTGGTCACATCAAGTTGTTTGATGAGTTTTCAACGGTGGATCTGCCCAAGGGTATGCCGCCGGAAGTGATGCAGTTGCTGAAGAAAGTGCGGGTGCGCAATCGGCCTCTCAATATTGCCGAGGACACGGGTCCGCGCAACGATGGTCCGGCGCCGGATTTCAAGCGTCGCGGTCCCAAGCCGGGCGATAAGCGTGCGCCGGGTAAGTTTGCGGGTAAGGGCAAGCCGGATGGTAAAGGTAAGCCGAAAGCGAAAGTGCGTGATCGTGATGTGAAGAATAAAGGGTATCGCGCGAAGAAAGTATAGAATCCAGATTCCACCCGTTTGCACCTACCATGGTGGGTAACGGGGACCACGGCGGCCACGGTATAAACCGGTTGGAGACCCGCCGTGACTAATCGGCAGGATGGCCGATTAGCACAGCGAAGCTGCCCGACGGGTGAGCCACAGGGATGTGGCGAATGAACCCATCCCTGGGGGCTTCTCGTCGGCATCCATGCCTCCGAGAGTCTCCAACCGGTTTATACCGTAGCCGCCTCAGTGCCAGATTATTGTATCGGTGTCCTACTCATCAAACATCTGAATCATGTAGCCGCCTTTGATGGCGGCCTGCATGGCTTTGTCGGCTTCCACGACGCGGGGGTCTTTGCGCAGGGTGTCGGCCACGTATTTGCGGTTTTCAATTTCGATTTCGGTGAAGCCCGCTCGCATCAGGTAGATTTTGCACAGTTGTTCAGCACCGAATAAATCCACGTAATCGATATAGACGATAAACGGCTTTTTGTCGCCGGCTTTGATGTCATCGCGATCCGCACGCGCGGTGCCATTGGCGGAAAATATATACATTCAGAACCCTCTGGGACGGCCGGTCTGTCATACCGTCATGATGACACGCACTGCGTCCATTCGCAGTTGCGCACGATTCAAATACTGCTCGGAATCCGCGAGCTGTTTTTCAAGCGTTTCGATTTCCTGGTGGCGAACGTTCGGGTTCACTTCGGCCAACGCCCGCAGACGCTCAAGCTCCGTGGACAGTGCTTGGGTCACTCGTGCGCGCGCGTCGTCAATCAACGCCTGCTGCCTGGGCGCAACCAGGGCTTCCGCCTGCTCCATCATTTCCGACAACTGTGGTCGGGCGTGGCGGACCAGGTCCTGGGCGCTGGGGCGAGGGACTTTTTGCAGCAGACTGTCGAGTTTGCCCGCCGCAAGTGCGCCGCTGAGGTCTTTGCCTTTTGGATCGAGCAGGACCCGCAAAACCGACTCGGGCAGGTAGCGGTCCAGTTGCAGCGCGCGTGGTGCCGGGCAGTGCAGTACGAACAGCGCTTCCAGTAGCAGGGTGCCGGGCTTGAGGGGCGGCAATTTGATGGTGGCCAGGGCGGTGTTGCCGAATTCGCTGTGGGCGATCATTTCCTGGGCGCCGTGTACCAGTGGGTGCTCCCAAGTCAGGTAGTGCATGTCTTCCCGGGACAGGGCGAGGTCGCGATCAAAGGTGACGGTCATGCCCTCTTCCACCAGACCGGGGAAGTGGGATACGCGCATCTGCTCGCTCGGGTGCACCACCCAGCTCTGTTCACCGTGCTCGTCCTGATCAATGCCAAAGGCATCAAACACCCGCTCCAGATAGGCGGGCAGGGTTTCATCGGAATCCTGTTGTTCCAGTGCCTCGACCAGGGGTGCGGCTTTTTCCGGCTGGCAGGAGTTCAGCTCCAACAGGCGATCCCGTCCGGCCTGCAATTGCACCCGAAGTGCTTCGGCTCTTTCACGGGTATCGTCCAGCAGAGCATCAAATGCGGTGTCGTCCACATCGGTGAGCGAGGCCAGCAGCCGCGCTTCAAATTCGTCGTACAGCGTCCGGCCAATGGCGCAGGTGTGCTCAAAGGCATCCAGGCCACGGTGATACCAGTACAGCAGATGCTCCTGCGCGGTATCCGCGTAGTGCGGCGTGTGGATATTGACCTGGCCCTGTTGGCCGATACGGTCCAGGCGACCGATGCGCTGCTCCAGCAGGTCCGGGTTCAGAGGCAGGTCAAACAGCACCAGGTCCTGGGCAAACTGGAAGTTGCGACCTTCACTGCCGATTTCCGAACAGATCAATACCTGGGCGCCGGCTTCCTGATCGGCAAAATAGGCGGCGGCACGGTCGCGCTCAAGCAGACTCAGGTGCTCATGGAACACTGCCGAGGCAATACCTTTGCGCAGGCGCAAATAAAGTTCCAGGGCCTGGGCGCTATCGGCGCTGGCGCAGATGACCAGCACCTTGTTGCCGCGCTGGCTTTTCAGAAAATCACTCAGCCAATCGACCCGCGGGTCCACCAACCACCAGTCGGCCCCCCGGTGTTCAAACCAGAAATTTTCCGGCCTCAGTTGTTCATCCAGTGGCCGCTCGCTCAGGGCCATCAGGTCGTCGTCTTCCAGGTCCAGGGGATGGTTGTGCAGCTTGCGCTCCGGGAAGCCGGAGACGGACGCGCGGGTATTGCGAAACAGCACCCGACCGGTACCGTGACGATCCAGCAAGGCGTGGATCGCCTGCCCCACCGCTTGACCGGGCTGGTCCTTGGCCTGGGCTTTCAGACGCTTGAGCTCCGTGGCCGGCAGGTAATCAGTCAGGGCGCTGTCCAACGCCTTCAAGACGTCGCTTGAGCCTCCATCACGGGCGGCCAGCAAGCCCTGCACCCGCTGATTGAGCGCTTCATAGCCGTCGTGTTCGGCGAGGAAAGCGTTCAAATCATGGTAGCGATCCGGATCCAGCAGGCGCAGTCGGGCGAAGTGACTTTCCACACCCAGTTGCTCCGGCGTTGCCGTGAGCAGCAGCAGACCCTCCGAGACCCTGGACAACCCCTCAATGCAGCGATAGGAGGCGCTGGGCTCGCCGTCATGCCACTGCAGGTGGTGGGCCTCATCCACCAGCAGAAGATCCCAACCGGCTTCTACCGCCTGCTGGTAGCGCTGCTCACTGCCGGTCAGAAACTCCAGGGAGCAGAGAATCAGCTGTTCGCTTTCAAAAGGATTGTCCTCGGCCTCGGCGATCACAATTTCCTCGTCATCGGGCAGCAGAGACGGGTCAATATCATCCAGTCCGGCCATGCCCTGGCAGCGCGCTTCATCCAGCAGAGTAAAGCTCAGGTTGAAGCGCCGCAGCATTTCCACCAGCCACTGATGCTGCAGGCTTTCGGGCACCACCACCAGAGCGCGGCGCACCCGTCCGGTCATCAATTGCTGGTGCAGAATCAGGCCGGCTTCGATGGTCTTCCCCAGACCCACTTCGTCGGCCAGCAGTACGCGGGGCGCCTGCCGCCGGCCCACCTCACTGGCGATGTATAACTGGTGCGGTAACGGCTGAATACGCGGACCACTCAGACCGTAGACCGGGCTCTGCCGGTGGCGATGCAGAGTGTCGAGGGTCTGGTGACGCAGGCTGAAATGGGTGTATTTGTCGATCTGCCCGGAGAACAGACGCTCGCGCGGCGTGCTGAACTGGACAAAGCTGTCCAGTTCGAACTCCGGAATCAGATGTTCATCCCCTTCCTCGGTGTAACCTTTGTAGGCCAGCAACAGCCCCTGTTCCATGACGTCGGTAATGGTGATGGTGGTGCCGTCCTGGTGGCTGACCACTTCATCCACCTGGTAGCGCACCCGGCTGACCGGTGCGCTACGCAGGGCGTAGGTCCGACGTTGGCCCGCGGCCGGGAACCCCAGAGTGACCTGTCGCTCATCGGTTTCCAGAACAATACCCAGACCCAGTTCCGCTTCGGTGTCGCTCACCCACCGCTGACCAATGACAAATTGCTGTTGACTCACGCCGGCCTCTTTCATTCGCTGATTTCAGGGTGCGCATGATACTGGCTGCGTGGCCGAAAGCCAAAGGGTGAGCGGGCGGCGAGGGAAAATAACCGATGTGACCGCCGGCAACATAGTCTGCTTTCCCCCATTTGGCGTAAAATAAGACGGTTTTTTCTTACAACACCCGTCGACGAGGAGTCACTATGCCCGCATTGGCCGATCTGGTGCGCCCCTACCCGGGGATCACTTTGACCGACAGCAAGACCCTGTTTCCCGACGCCCAAGGGGCGGGCCTGCCTCTGATCCACGTTGACACCGCCCTGTGTCAGGCGGTGGTCGCCCCACAGGGGGCGCAATTACTGTCCTTTACCAAAGCCGACGGTACGCCCCTGCTGTGGCTGAGCCCCCGGTGCCAATTCGAACCGGGTAAGGCGCTGCGCGGCGGGGTGCCTGTATGTCTGCCCTGGTTTGGCCCCCACCCCGACCAAGACAAGCCACAACACGGTTTTGCCCGCACCAGTGACTGGGACCTCAAACAGGTAGCCCGGGCCGACAACGGCCGCTGTGAATTCTGGTTCGAGCTGGAACACACCGGCGACGACCGGTTTGCACAGACCTTTACCGCCGCCTTGCGAATGGTGTTGGGGCAGACCATCGAACTGGAACTGAGCCTGACCAACCACGATTCACAGCCGGCGGATTTTACCTGGGCGCTGCATAGCTATCTGCCGGTACAGGCGCTGGACAAGGTACAGGTACCGGTGCTGGCCGGACGGGACTATCTGGACAACCTGCGGGACCACGCCCGCCTGACGCAACGCGGCCCACTGACCTTTACCGGGGAGGTCGATCGGGTGTTCCCCGCCGTGGAGTCCGAGGTGACGTTGGAACCTCAGCCGCGCTTGCGGCTGACCCATGAAAACTGCCCCAGCCTGGTGGCCTGGAATCCCGGCGTTGCAAAAGCGGCCGCCATGGATGATATGGGAGAAGGCAATGAACAGGGGTTTGTGTGTCTGGAACGGGGGGCGGTGCTGGATGAGGGATGGACATTGGCGCCCGGTGAAACCCGCCGAGGGAAGGTGACAATCAGTGCGGTGTAGTTGTCAGTCAAAGGACTGGCTGAGGTGTCGGATTACGCGCTGAGCGCTAATCCGACCTACGGGCCGGCTGGGCCCATCCTGATCAGTAGGTCGGATTAGGCCCGAAGGGCCGTAATCCGACACCACTTCACAAACCGCCTTATGCCGGCAGCAGATCCTTCACTGCATCGCGTTCTTCCTGCAGTTCCTTCTCGGTCGCCTGCATTTTCTCGCGGGAGAAATCATTGATTTCCACACCCTGCACGATTTCCCACTCGCCGTTTTTGCAGACGCAGGGGAAAGAGTAAATCAGGCCCTTGTCGATGCCATAGCTGCCATCGCTGTAGACCCCCATGCTGACCCAGTCACCCTCGGCAGTGCCCAGAGCCCAGTCGCGCATATGGAAAATGGCCGCGTTGGCCGCCGACGCCGCTGACGAAGCACCGCGCGCTTCAATAATCGCCGCGCCACGCTTCTGGACGACCGGAATGAAGTCATTCTCATACCAGGATTGCTCAACCAGCTCCATGGCATTGGTACCCGCCACTTTGGTCTGGTGAATGTCCGGGTACTGGGTCGAAGAGTGATTGCCCCAAATGGTCAGGTGGGTAATGTCATTGATGGTTTTGCCGGTTTTCTGAGCCAGTTGAGTCAGGGCACGGTTGTGGTCCAGACGGGTCATGGCGGTGAACTGACGCGGATCAAGGTCCGGCGCGTTGCGCTGGGCAATCAGCGCATTGGTGTTCGCGGGGTTACCCACCACCAGCACTTTTACATCGCGGGAGGCGTGATCATTCAGCGCCTTGCCCTGCACAGAGAAAATCTTGGCGTTGGCTTCCAGCAGGTCTTTGCGCTCCATGCCCGGACCGCGCGGACGAGCACCCACCAGCAAGGCGTAATCAGTGTCTTTGAAGGCCACGGCCGGGTCATCGGTGCAGGTCATACCAGCGAGCAGCGGGAAG is a window of Marinimicrobium sp. C6131 DNA encoding:
- a CDS encoding D-hexose-6-phosphate mutarotase, with product MPALADLVRPYPGITLTDSKTLFPDAQGAGLPLIHVDTALCQAVVAPQGAQLLSFTKADGTPLLWLSPRCQFEPGKALRGGVPVCLPWFGPHPDQDKPQHGFARTSDWDLKQVARADNGRCEFWFELEHTGDDRFAQTFTAALRMVLGQTIELELSLTNHDSQPADFTWALHSYLPVQALDKVQVPVLAGRDYLDNLRDHARLTQRGPLTFTGEVDRVFPAVESEVTLEPQPRLRLTHENCPSLVAWNPGVAKAAAMDDMGEGNEQGFVCLERGAVLDEGWTLAPGETRRGKVTISAV
- the rapA gene encoding RNA polymerase-associated protein RapA, with the translated sequence MSQQQFVIGQRWVSDTEAELGLGIVLETDERQVTLGFPAAGQRRTYALRSAPVSRVRYQVDEVVSHQDGTTITITDVMEQGLLLAYKGYTEEGDEHLIPEFELDSFVQFSTPRERLFSGQIDKYTHFSLRHQTLDTLHRHRQSPVYGLSGPRIQPLPHQLYIASEVGRRQAPRVLLADEVGLGKTIEAGLILHQQLMTGRVRRALVVVPESLQHQWLVEMLRRFNLSFTLLDEARCQGMAGLDDIDPSLLPDDEEIVIAEAEDNPFESEQLILCSLEFLTGSEQRYQQAVEAGWDLLLVDEAHHLQWHDGEPSASYRCIEGLSRVSEGLLLLTATPEQLGVESHFARLRLLDPDRYHDLNAFLAEHDGYEALNQRVQGLLAARDGGSSDVLKALDSALTDYLPATELKRLKAQAKDQPGQAVGQAIHALLDRHGTGRVLFRNTRASVSGFPERKLHNHPLDLEDDDLMALSERPLDEQLRPENFWFEHRGADWWLVDPRVDWLSDFLKSQRGNKVLVICASADSAQALELYLRLRKGIASAVFHEHLSLLERDRAAAYFADQEAGAQVLICSEIGSEGRNFQFAQDLVLFDLPLNPDLLEQRIGRLDRIGQQGQVNIHTPHYADTAQEHLLYWYHRGLDAFEHTCAIGRTLYDEFEARLLASLTDVDDTAFDALLDDTRERAEALRVQLQAGRDRLLELNSCQPEKAAPLVEALEQQDSDETLPAYLERVFDAFGIDQDEHGEQSWVVHPSEQMRVSHFPGLVEEGMTVTFDRDLALSREDMHYLTWEHPLVHGAQEMIAHSEFGNTALATIKLPPLKPGTLLLEALFVLHCPAPRALQLDRYLPESVLRVLLDPKGKDLSGALAAGKLDSLLQKVPRPSAQDLVRHARPQLSEMMEQAEALVAPRQQALIDDARARVTQALSTELERLRALAEVNPNVRHQEIETLEKQLADSEQYLNRAQLRMDAVRVIMTV
- a CDS encoding DEAD/DEAH box helicase — encoded protein: MTEQTPLLFTDLGLSEPVLQAIQSVGYEQPSPIQAAAIPALLDGKDIVGMAQTGTGKTAAFALPLLSRFNPEQREPQILVLAPTRELAIQVAEAFQRYASKLNNFHVLPIYGGGDMGGQLRQLKRGAQVIVGTPGRVMDHLRRGTLDLSKLQSLVLDEADEMLRMGFIDDVEWILEHTPKARQTALFSATMPSQIRKVASQYLNSPQEIKIASNTSTGDNIEQVYWMVSGTNKLDALTRILEVEPFDGMIIFARTKNATVELAEKLEARGYAASALNGDMNQQLRERTIERLKNGKLDIVIATDVAARGIDVERVSHVLNYDIPYDSEAYVHRIGRTGRAGRSGKAILFVAPREKRLLYVIEKATRQPIKHMELPTGEAVTAHRIDQFKQSIQQVFDTSVDLSFFNDLLADFSHQTDRSPEEIASALAYLVQKERPLQVKLAEIRPEKPSTKGKNKLAREAKAGKGPKPRVDDSDLQRYRLDVGRSHEVRPGDIVGAIANEAGIDSQYIGHIKLFDEFSTVDLPKGMPPEVMQLLKKVRVRNRPLNIAEDTGPRNDGPAPDFKRRGPKPGDKRAPGKFAGKGKPDGKGKPKAKVRDRDVKNKGYRAKKV
- a CDS encoding malate dehydrogenase; the protein is MKAPVRVTVTGAAGQISYSLLFRIAAGEMLGKDQPVILQLLEITPALKALEGVAMELDDCAFPLLAGMTCTDDPAVAFKDTDYALLVGARPRGPGMERKDLLEANAKIFSVQGKALNDHASRDVKVLVVGNPANTNALIAQRNAPDLDPRQFTAMTRLDHNRALTQLAQKTGKTINDITHLTIWGNHSSTQYPDIHQTKVAGTNAMELVEQSWYENDFIPVVQKRGAAIIEARGASSAASAANAAIFHMRDWALGTAEGDWVSMGVYSDGSYGIDKGLIYSFPCVCKNGEWEIVQGVEINDFSREKMQATEKELQEERDAVKDLLPA